Proteins found in one Rhodovulum sp. MB263 genomic segment:
- a CDS encoding AraC family transcriptional regulator: MTIAQSSSPLAQLLVHCRRFADANAGPDGSAPTPARGLSVVRALHPGELMVAVQKPVIAMLLQGRKRVTTLGASFEYAPGEAMVIAADIPTVSRIAHASIAEPYYALVLELDPAILRALRPAVSVRSGKAPPVRVEPIDTEVIDASLRLARLLDRPEALSVLADGLLRELHYWLLMGVHGPAIAALGVPDSHAGRIARAVDILRREYARPIRVEELAEAAAMSEPAFHKHFRAITTLSPLQFQKQLRLIEARRLMLAEGAKIAQAAHTVGYASVTQFTREYGRLFDAPPGRDIRIANAVA, translated from the coding sequence ATGACCATTGCCCAAAGCAGTTCGCCCCTTGCTCAGTTGCTCGTCCATTGCCGCCGGTTCGCCGACGCCAATGCCGGGCCCGACGGTTCGGCGCCGACTCCGGCCCGGGGCCTGTCCGTAGTGCGTGCCCTGCACCCGGGAGAGCTGATGGTTGCCGTCCAGAAGCCCGTGATCGCCATGCTGCTGCAGGGAAGGAAGCGTGTGACGACGCTGGGCGCGAGCTTCGAATATGCGCCGGGGGAGGCGATGGTCATCGCGGCGGATATCCCGACAGTCAGCCGGATCGCCCACGCCAGCATCGCGGAACCCTACTACGCGCTCGTGCTCGAACTCGACCCCGCGATCCTGCGAGCATTGCGCCCGGCCGTCTCCGTGCGGTCGGGTAAAGCGCCGCCCGTGAGGGTGGAGCCGATTGACACAGAGGTCATCGATGCCTCCCTTCGACTTGCGCGCCTGCTGGATCGGCCCGAGGCCCTCTCGGTCCTTGCCGACGGCCTGCTGCGCGAGCTGCATTACTGGCTTCTCATGGGGGTTCACGGCCCCGCCATCGCTGCGCTCGGGGTGCCGGACAGCCACGCGGGACGGATCGCGCGCGCGGTCGATATCCTGCGGCGGGAGTACGCCCGTCCGATCAGGGTCGAGGAACTCGCGGAGGCCGCCGCAATGAGTGAGCCCGCGTTCCACAAGCACTTCCGCGCCATCACGACCCTGTCGCCTCTCCAGTTCCAGAAGCAGCTTCGCCTGATTGAAGCGAGGCGGCTCATGCTGGCAGAGGGTGCGAAGATCGCGCAGGCAGCCCACACGGTCGGTTACGCTAGCGTGACGCAGTTCACTCGGGAATACGGCCGTCTTTTCGATGCACCTCCTGGGAGGGACATACGCATCGCGAATGCCGTCGCCTGA